Proteins encoded in a region of the Phacochoerus africanus isolate WHEZ1 chromosome 8, ROS_Pafr_v1, whole genome shotgun sequence genome:
- the C8H16orf46 gene encoding uncharacterized protein C16orf46 homolog: MDLGQKNETELENGENNEIQRTEETELVYTCPDERSDENHVCCLLNVSDVTLEQDEKTKELVIGTGWEEAVQGWRRTSPTACIWPRKKLKKARAGESASSCLLCVNLSQGSLEARLQLEAGKLESGASALVEAGPEKKGLSLSQTPGLPQGPTTASREVNKICFPTYSQGEKKSLQIKEFIWCLEDWTTPETVRGKGPRSPGGPSLSNSLTSKALLVLPPLKASPPNGLDVLGKKSKNFLEPDEKVLSMEKDECVACAYGLKAVDGTGEMRPIELAKPHKVKETQPFPTPVARTSLLAAPQPCRLPWSLLPEKNLAWPPYPSSIRYLATLQFLQKQGARSHKAKLRPREPRPPVETPKCVLTEAKQENRPQTLETKVFSRPLLPSLTVSRVVIPLNTHRLL; the protein is encoded by the exons ATGGATCTTGGTCAGAAAAATGAGACTGAATTagaaaatggtgaaaataatgaaattcaaaGAACAGAAGAAACTGAATTAGTCTATACTTGTCCAGATGAAAGAAGTGACGAGAATCATGTTTGTTGTCTTCTCAATGTCAGTGACGTTACGCTTGAACAAGATGAAAAAACCAAAGAGTTGGTCATCGGAACTGGATGGGAAGAAGCA GTCCAAGGCTGGAGAAGGACTTCTCCAACTGCGTGCATCTGGCCCAGGAAGAAGCTTAAAAAGGCGAGAGCGGGAGAAAGTGCCAGCAGCTGCTTGCTCTGTGTCAATCTCTCCCAGGGCAGCCTGGAGGCCCGGCTTCAGTTGGAGGCAGGGAAGTTGGAGTCCGGGGCATCAGCTCTGGTTGAGGCAGGCCCAGAGAAGAAGGGGCTCAGCCTCTCCCAGACTCCAGGCCTCCCCCAAGGCCCCACCACTGCCTCCAGGGAAGTTAACAAGATCTGCTTTCCCACCTACagtcagggagagaaaaaaagcctGCAAATAAAGGAGTTTATTTGGTGCCTAGAAGACTGGACTACACCTGAGACTGTTAGGGGCAAGGGTCCCAGAAGCCCTGGTGGTCCCTCCCTCTCAAACTCCTTGACCTCCAAAGCCCTTTTAGTTCTGCCTCCCCTGAAGGCCTCACCCCCAAATGGCTTGGATGTTCTGGGTAAGAAGAGTAAGAACTTCTTGGAGCCGGACGAGAAGGTGCTGAGTATGGAAAAGGATGAGTGTGTGGCTTGTGCATATGGATTGAAAGCAGTTGATGGGACAGGTGAAATGAGACCCATTGAGCTGGCCAAGCCTCACAAGGTCAAGGAAACGCAGCCTTTTCCCACCCCGGTGGCTCGGACATCCTTGCTGgctgccccccagccctgccgCCTGCCCTGGTCCCTCCTGCCTGAGAAGAACCTGGCGTGGCCCCCCTACCCCAGCAGCATTCGCTATCTCGCCACCTTGCAGTTTTTGCAGAAACAAGGAGCACGGAGCCACAAAGCCAAGCTCAGACCCAGAGAGCCGAGACCTCCCGTGGAAACCCCAAAGTGCGTTCTCACAGAGGCCAAGCAGGAAAACAGACCCCAGACGTTGGAGACCAAAGTGTTCTCAAGGCCCCTCCTGCCGTCCCTCACAGTGAGCAGAGTTGTTATTCCCCTTAACACTCACAGACTCCTCTGA
- the ATMIN gene encoding ATM interactor isoform X2: MKMHAEKKHKCSKCSNSYGTEWDLKRHAEDCGKTFQCTCGCPYASRTALQSHIYRTGHEIPAEHRDPPSKKRKMENCLHNQKLSSKTVESLRNQPTPRPDTQELETSEIKLAASFEDSCSSNARKQTLTTPPRYPQKLLLPKPKVALVKLPIMQFSPVPVFVPTADSSAQPVVLGVDQQGAAPSAVHLLPLSIGTLILGLDSEACSLKESLPLSKIVNPVAVEPVSTGVQVNLGKSPSNPLQELGSTCQKNSISSINVQTDLSYTTQPFIPSPQWASPDSSVSSCSQTDLTFGSQVSLPISVHTQTFLPSSKVTSSIAAQTDGFIEACFQPGGISRETQTSGMQSPADAREQMDQAVMCGDIFESVHSSYGVSADNIISSSLVAETVTHGLLPQNHPKTLSQDIEKSAPIINFSTQNSLLPSQNMTDNQTQTIDLLSDLENILSSNLPAQTLDNRGLLSDANTGPDTQLPSGPAQNPAIDFDIEEFFSASNIQTQTEESELSTMTTEPVLESLDIETQTDFLLADTSAQSYTCRGNSNFLGLEMFDTQTQTDLNFFLDSSPHLPLGSILKHSSFSMSTDSSDTETQTEGISAAKNIPALESKVQLNSAETQTMNSGFETLGSLFFTSNETQTAMDDFLLADLAWNTMESQFSSVETQTCAELHPVSNF; encoded by the exons ATGAAAATGCATGCTGAAAAGAAGCATAAATGTAGTAAGTGCAGCAATTCTTATGGCACTGAATGGGACTTGAAAAGACACGCAGAGGATTGTGGCAAGACCTTCCAGTGCACGTGCGGCTGTCCCTATGCCAGCAGAACTGCACTGCAGTCCCACATCTACCGAACTGGCCACGAGATCCCTGCAGAACACAG GGATCCACctagtaaaaaaaggaaaatggaaaactgcCTGCACAACCAGAAGCTGTCCAGTAAGACTGTTGAATCACTGCGTAACCAACCAACCCCTAGACCAGACACTCAAGAACTAGAAACCTCAGAAATAAAGCTGGCGGCTTCTTTCGAAGACTCTTGCAGCTCTAATGCCAGAAAGCAGACTCTGACAACACCTCCAAGGTATCCTCAGAAGTTGCTTTTACCAAAGCCCAAAGTGGCCTTGGTAAAACTCCCCATTATGCAGTTTTCTCCTGTGCCTGTCTTTGTGCCTACGGCAGACTCCTCAGCCCAGCCTGTGGTGTTGGGCGTCGATCAGCAGGGCGCTGCCCCCAGTGCTGTGCACTTACTGCCCTTGTCCATAGGGACCCTGATCCTCGGCCTAGATTCAGAGGCCTGCTCTCTCAAGGAGAGCCTCCCTCTTTCAAAAATTGTAAATCCTGTTGCTGTTGAGCCAGTTAGCACAGGTGTTCAAGTGAACTTGGGTAAAAGTCCATCGAACCCTTTACAAGAACTAGGGAGCACCTGTCAAAAGAACAGCATCTCTTCAATCAATGTACAGACAGATCTGTCTTACACCACACAACCCTTTATACCTTCTCCGCAGTGGGCTAGCCCTGATTCCTCTGTATCGTCTTGTTCTCAAACTGATTTGACATTTGGCTCTCAAGTTTCCCTTCCCATTAGTGTTCATACGCAGACTTTTTTGCCCAGTTCTAAGGTGACCTCATCTATAGCTGCTCAGACTGATGGGTTTATAGAGGCCTGTTTCCAGCCGGGTGGGATCTCCAGAGAAACTCAAACCAGTGGAATGCAAAGCCCGGCAGATGCTCGAGAACAGATGGACCAAGCTGTAATGTGTGGAGACATTTTTGAGAGTGTCCATTCATCATATGGTGTTTCTGCAGACAATATTATAAGCAGCAGCCTAGTAGCAGAGACTGTAACTCATGGTTTGTTACCTCAGAACCACCCCAAAACTTTGAGTCAAGATATTGAGAAATCTGCACCAATTATAAACTTTAGCACACAGAATAGTTTGCTTCCTTCACAGAACATGACAGATAATCAGACCCAAACCATAGATTTACTAAGCGACCTAGAAAACATCCTGTCAAGTAATCTGCCTGCCCAGACATTGGACAATCGTGGTCTTTTGTCTGACGCAAATACTGGACCTGACACCCAGCTCCCGTCTGGCCCAGCCCAGAATCCCGCAATTGATTTTGATATCGAAGAGTTCTTTTCAGCTTCAAATATCCAGACCCAAACTGAAGAGAGTGAGCTTAGCACCATGACCACTGAGCCAGTCTTGGAGTCGCTGGACATAGAGACCCAAACTGACTTCTTGCTGGCAGACACCTCTGCCCAGTCCTACACTTGTCGGGGAAACTCTAACTTCTTAGGCCTTGAAATGTTTGACACGCAGACACAGACGGACTTGAACTTCTTTTTAGACAGTAGCCCTCATCTGCCTCTGGGAAGTATTCTGAAACACTCCAGCTTCTCCATGAGTACCGATTCGTCTGACACAGAGACCCAGACTGAAGGAATCTCTGCTGCTAAAAACATCCCTGCTCTGGAAAGCAAAGTGCAGTTGAACAGCGCAGAAACACAAACCATGAATTCTGGCTTTGAGACTTTGGGGAGCTTATTCTTCACCAGCAATGAAACGCAGACAGCAATGGATGACTTTCTTCTGGCCGATTTGGCCTGGAACACGATGGAATCTCAGTTCAGCTCTGTAGAAACCCAGACGTGTGCAGAACTGCACCCGGTCTCCAACTTCTAA